The sequence GACGGCCGCGCCGACGAAATCGCGGAAGAGTGGATGCGGCGCGGTCGGGCGCGATCTGAGTTCGGGGTGGAACTGACCGGCAACGAACCAGGGATGGCTCGGCAATTCGATGATTTCCACCAGTTTTCCGTCGGGTGACAGGCCGGCCGGGATCAGCCCGGCGCTGAAGATCGTCTCGCGGTATTGATTGTTGAATTCGTAGCGGTGCCGGTGCCGTTCGGAAATCTCGAGCGACCCGTAGGCCCGATGCGACTTCGAGCCCTCGGCGAGCACGCACGGGTATGAGCCCAGTCGCATCGTTCCACCCATGTTGGTGACTTCGTGCTGTTCCGACATCAGGGTGATGACCTGATGCTCGGCCTCGCGATTGAACTCAGTCGACTGCGCACCCTCCAAATCGCATACATGCCGCGCGAATTCGATCACCGCGCAGTGCATTCCCAGGCAAATGCCCAAAAAGGGGATGTTGTTTTCGCGGACGAAACGGATCGCCTCGATCTTGCCTTCGACCCCGCGTTCGCCGAAACCGCCCGGTATGAGCAGCCCGTCGACGTTGTCCAAAAATTTCGCGGCCCCCTGCTTCTTGATGTTCTCAGAGGAAACCCAGACCAGTTCGACACGGGTGTCGTGGATGCTGCCGGCGTGCGCGAACGCTTCGATGATCGATTTGTATGCATCTTTCAACGAGACGTATTTGCCGCAGATGGCGATGCGGACACTGCCGCTGGGATTCTTCATGCGGTCGACCATCGACCGCCAATCTTCGAGCGCCGGTGTGGGAGTGTCGAGCGCCAGCGAACGGCAAACCAAGTCGTCAAGTCCCTGTTCGTGGAACAGCAGCGGTATTTCATAGAGGCACTCGACATCGACCGCGGAGAACACCGAACTGGCCGGCATATTGCAGAACAATCCGATCTTGGCACGAATCGATTCCGACAGCGCGTTCGCGGTGCGGCACAAGAGGATGTCGGGCTGTATTCCGATTTCACGCAACGCCTTGACCGAGTGCTGGGTCGGCTTCGTTTTCGGCTCCCCCGCAGTGGCGACATAGGGCACGAGCGTCAGGTGAATATAGAGCGTCTGCCCGCGTTCGCCTTCCAGCCCCATCTGACGAATCGCTTCGAGGAAGGGCAGCGACTCGATGTCACCGACCGTGCCGCCGATCTCGGTGATGATGACATCGGCCGAACCGTTGCTTTGTTCCATGCGCCGAATCCGCGACTTGATCTCGTCGGTGACATGCGGAATCACCTGAACAGTGGCGCCGAGATAATCGCCGCGACGCTCGCGTGAGATCACGGTCTCATAAATTTGGCCGGTCGTGACATTGCTGTTGCGTGAGAGACTTTGGCCGAGGAAGCGCTCGTAGTGCCCCAAGTCGAGATCGGTCTCGGCGCCATCGTCGAGCACAAACACTTCTCCGTGCTGGTAGGGGTTCATCGTGCCGGGATCGACATTGATATAGGGGTCGAACTTCTGGAGACCAACCTTCAAGCCACGCTGTCGCAGAAGATATCCCAGCGATCCGGCGGCGACGCCCTTGCCCAGTGACGATACCACGCCGCCGGTAATGAACACGTGTCTGGGCGCTCTGGCCTCTGCTGCGCTCATGGCTCTCCCCCTTGTCTATCTTATCGACCGATTCTTCTGCGTCAGATGCCGGCCCAGCGCCCGTGCGTCCGCCGGGCTGTCGACCGCAAACGTGCGGGACCGGCTCACGGCCACATGGATCGGCACATCATGCTCCAACATTCGTAACTGCTCGAGTCGTTCGCATTGTTCCAGTGGCGTGGCCCTCCAACGGGCAAACTGCAACAACACCGTGCGTTCAAAGAGATACGCGCCCAAGTGCAATAACGTGGGCTCCCCCCCTTGGCGATGTGGAATCTGTGCCCGTGAAAAATACAGCGCGCGCCCGGAACGCGAAACAACAACTTTGACGCGATTGGGGTTATTTGCCTCGCGCGAATCGAGAGGTCGCGCCAGCGTGCCAACCTTAGCCGTCGCATCGACTTCGAGCGATTCGATCAACAAATCAATCGGGCGTCCGTCGGCCGGCCACTCATCGCCCTGCCAATTGAGAACCCAGCGCTCCTTCATCTTTCTGGCGACGTAGGCAACGCGGTCGGAGCCGCTCTTCAGGTTTGATGGTGTCAGAGCCACTTCGGCTCCGGCCAGCGACGCTGCTGCTGCGATCCGTGCATTGTCGGTGGCGACGATCCAGCGCCGAACGCGTTTTGAGCGACGGCATCCGGCAACAACCCGTTC is a genomic window of Candidatus Zixiibacteriota bacterium containing:
- a CDS encoding CTP synthase; protein product: MSAAEARAPRHVFITGGVVSSLGKGVAAGSLGYLLRQRGLKVGLQKFDPYINVDPGTMNPYQHGEVFVLDDGAETDLDLGHYERFLGQSLSRNSNVTTGQIYETVISRERRGDYLGATVQVIPHVTDEIKSRIRRMEQSNGSADVIITEIGGTVGDIESLPFLEAIRQMGLEGERGQTLYIHLTLVPYVATAGEPKTKPTQHSVKALREIGIQPDILLCRTANALSESIRAKIGLFCNMPASSVFSAVDVECLYEIPLLFHEQGLDDLVCRSLALDTPTPALEDWRSMVDRMKNPSGSVRIAICGKYVSLKDAYKSIIEAFAHAGSIHDTRVELVWVSSENIKKQGAAKFLDNVDGLLIPGGFGERGVEGKIEAIRFVRENNIPFLGICLGMHCAVIEFARHVCDLEGAQSTEFNREAEHQVITLMSEQHEVTNMGGTMRLGSYPCVLAEGSKSHRAYGSLEISERHRHRYEFNNQYRETIFSAGLIPAGLSPDGKLVEIIELPSHPWFVAGQFHPELRSRPTAPHPLFRDFVGAAVRFRASRRTEEVMQGKTTGSRAE
- the kdsB gene encoding 3-deoxy-manno-octulosonate cytidylyltransferase, whose translation is MIESPFFHLLASMSARRRIRPEDIVGIIPARWEASRYPGKPMAIINGRPLIERVVAGCRRSKRVRRWIVATDNARIAAAASLAGAEVALTPSNLKSGSDRVAYVARKMKERWVLNWQGDEWPADGRPIDLLIESLEVDATAKVGTLARPLDSREANNPNRVKVVVSRSGRALYFSRAQIPHRQGGEPTLLHLGAYLFERTVLLQFARWRATPLEQCERLEQLRMLEHDVPIHVAVSRSRTFAVDSPADARALGRHLTQKNRSIR